One stretch of Campylobacter sp. CCS1377 DNA includes these proteins:
- a CDS encoding flagellar biosynthesis anti-sigma factor FlgM produces the protein MINPIKQGYATGIAVNNADSKNKQTKTNETQKMESDSRVSKIAEQIKNGTYKIDLSATATAVADSLL, from the coding sequence AAACAAGGCTATGCGACAGGCATTGCGGTGAATAATGCAGACAGTAAAAACAAACAAACAAAAACTAATGAAACTCAAAAAATGGAAAGCGATAGTAGGGTTTCTAAAATTGCAGAGCAGATTAAAAATGGAACTTATAAAATTGATTTAAGTGCTACAGCTACTGCAGTTGCGGATTCTTTACTCTAA